Proteins from a genomic interval of Flammeovirgaceae bacterium SG7u.111:
- a CDS encoding SDR family NAD(P)-dependent oxidoreductase, translating into MVLDMFSLAGKTAIVTGCKRGIGLAMAVGLAEAGADIIGVSASLELEGSEVEKQVTALGRKFKAYQCDFSDRKALMAFVEKYKSENGTPDILVNNAGTILRAPAAEHSDEYWDKVIEVNLNAQFILSREFGRDMVARGSGKVIFTASLLTFQGGITVPGYAASKGAIGQLTMALSNEWASKGVNVNAIAPGYIATDNTAALRADPVRNPAILSRIPADRWGEADDFKGPVVFLSSTASDYMSGSIVTVDGGWMGR; encoded by the coding sequence ATGGTATTGGATATGTTTAGTCTTGCTGGTAAAACAGCAATAGTGACAGGATGTAAAAGAGGAATTGGACTAGCTATGGCTGTTGGTTTGGCAGAAGCTGGTGCTGATATTATAGGCGTTTCTGCATCGCTTGAGCTTGAGGGAAGCGAAGTTGAAAAGCAAGTAACTGCCCTCGGAAGAAAATTTAAAGCATACCAGTGCGACTTTTCGGATAGGAAAGCGCTGATGGCTTTTGTAGAAAAATATAAGTCTGAAAACGGTACACCTGATATTTTGGTGAACAATGCGGGTACTATTTTGCGTGCGCCTGCTGCTGAGCATTCAGATGAATATTGGGACAAAGTAATAGAGGTGAACCTCAATGCTCAGTTCATTTTGAGCCGTGAGTTTGGTAGAGATATGGTGGCTAGAGGTAGCGGAAAGGTGATTTTTACCGCTTCGTTGCTTACTTTCCAAGGAGGAATTACTGTACCGGGCTATGCTGCTAGTAAAGGAGCTATCGGTCAGCTTACCATGGCACTTTCTAACGAATGGGCTTCTAAAGGTGTAAATGTAAATGCGATTGCACCTGGTTATATTGCTACGGACAATACTGCTGCGTTGAGAGCCGATCCGGTGAGAAACCCGGCTATTCTTTCTCGTATTCCAGCAGATAGGTGGGGCGAAGCAGACGACTTCAAAGGTCCTGTTGTGTTCCTT